A stretch of Desulfuromonadales bacterium DNA encodes these proteins:
- a CDS encoding 4a-hydroxytetrahydrobiopterin dehydratase, translating to MSRENTETGDLKTRHCRPCEGGTPPLPEEVIAAMLQRLEGWESAAGKISRLFNFKNWCQTMAFVNAVAWIAHRENHHPDLEVGFNSCRVSYTTHAIGGLSENDFICAAKVEALFET from the coding sequence ATGTCGAGGGAAAACACGGAAACCGGCGACCTGAAGACCCGGCACTGCCGGCCCTGCGAAGGCGGAACGCCGCCCCTGCCGGAGGAAGTGATCGCCGCAATGCTGCAACGGCTGGAAGGCTGGGAGTCCGCCGCGGGGAAAATCAGCAGGCTCTTCAACTTCAAGAACTGGTGCCAGACCATGGCCTTCGTCAACGCCGTCGCCTGGATCGCCCACCGGGAGAACCACCATCCCGACCTGGAGGTCGGCTTCAACAGCTGCCGGGTCAGCTACACCACCCACGCCATCGGCGGCCTGTCGGAGAACGACTTCATCTGCGCGGCGAAGGTGGAAGCCCTGTTCGAGACGTAG
- a CDS encoding sulfate ABC transporter substrate-binding protein, protein MQRRIFVALLALAVLTFPAFVGTAGAREITLLNASYDPTREFYQDFNQAFVRYWKEKTGDTATVRQSHGGSGKQARAVIDGLEADVVTLALAYDIDAIHQRAGLIPADWQQRLPHNSSPYTSTIVFLVRKGNPRGIRDWDDLVRPGIAVITPNPKTSGGARWNYLAAWGYALRRSGGKEQAARDFVGRLYKNVPVLDSGARGSTTTFVQRGIGDVLLAWENEAFLAVNELGPDRFEIVVPSVSILAEPPVTVIDRFADKHRTRQAAQAYLEYLYSPAGQRLAAKHFYRPVVPEHADPADLRRFPKIELFTIEQVFGGWQKAQKIHFDDGGMFDQIYVPRR, encoded by the coding sequence ATGCAACGGCGAATTTTTGTGGCGCTGCTGGCTCTCGCTGTCCTGACGTTCCCCGCGTTCGTCGGGACTGCCGGGGCCAGGGAGATCACCCTGCTCAACGCCTCCTACGACCCGACCCGGGAGTTCTACCAGGACTTCAACCAGGCCTTCGTCAGATACTGGAAGGAGAAGACCGGCGACACCGCCACCGTGCGTCAGTCCCACGGCGGCTCGGGCAAGCAGGCACGGGCGGTCATCGACGGGCTGGAGGCGGATGTCGTCACCCTGGCGTTGGCCTACGACATCGACGCCATCCACCAAAGGGCCGGACTGATCCCGGCCGACTGGCAGCAGCGCCTGCCGCACAACAGTTCCCCCTATACCTCGACCATCGTCTTTCTGGTGCGCAAGGGGAATCCCCGGGGAATCCGGGACTGGGACGACCTGGTGAGGCCGGGAATAGCGGTCATCACTCCCAACCCCAAAACCTCCGGCGGCGCCCGCTGGAACTATCTGGCGGCCTGGGGCTACGCCCTGCGCCGGAGCGGCGGCAAGGAGCAGGCAGCACGGGATTTCGTCGGCCGCCTCTACAAAAACGTTCCGGTTCTCGATTCGGGTGCCCGCGGGTCGACCACGACCTTCGTCCAGCGCGGCATCGGCGATGTGCTGCTCGCCTGGGAGAACGAGGCTTTTCTGGCGGTGAACGAGCTGGGTCCGGACAGGTTCGAAATCGTCGTTCCGTCGGTGAGCATCCTGGCCGAGCCGCCGGTGACCGTGATCGACAGGTTTGCGGACAAGCACCGCACCCGGCAGGCCGCCCAGGCTTACCTGGAGTACCTGTACAGCCCGGCCGGCCAGCGACTGGCGGCGAAACACTTCTATCGTCCGGTGGTGCCGGAACACGCCGACCCGGCCGACCTCAGGCGCTTTCCGAAGATCGAGCTTTTCACCATCGAGCAGGTCTTCGGCGGCTGGCAGAAGGCGCAGAAGATCCACTTCGACGACGGCGGAATGTTCGACCAGATTTATGTGCCGAGGCGATAA
- the cysT gene encoding sulfate ABC transporter permease subunit CysT, with protein sequence MRFKQRSIIPGFGLAMGFTVLYLSLIVLIPLSGLLFKSATLSWEAFWGTVTSARVLASFRLTFGASLAAASINAVFGLLVAWVLVRYPFPGKRLVDALVDLPFALPTAVAGITLAGLYAGNGWIGRHLEPLGVKVAYTPVGIMVALTFIGLPFVVRTVQPVLKDLEGELEEAAACLGANRWQIFRRVIFPAILPPLLTGFALAYARAIGEYGSVIFIAGNMPMVSEITPLLIVTKLEQYDYAGAAAIATVMLGVSFLILLAINMIQWWSRRYAER encoded by the coding sequence ATGCGCTTCAAACAGCGCAGCATCATTCCGGGCTTCGGCCTGGCCATGGGATTTACGGTTCTCTACCTCAGCCTGATCGTTCTCATCCCGCTGTCGGGATTGCTGTTCAAGTCGGCAACCCTCTCCTGGGAGGCGTTCTGGGGGACGGTCACCTCGGCGCGGGTGCTGGCCTCCTTCCGCCTGACCTTCGGCGCCTCGCTGGCCGCCGCTTCAATCAACGCCGTCTTCGGCCTGCTGGTCGCCTGGGTCCTGGTTCGCTATCCCTTTCCCGGCAAACGGCTGGTGGATGCCCTGGTCGATCTCCCCTTCGCCCTGCCGACGGCCGTGGCCGGCATCACCCTGGCCGGTCTCTACGCCGGCAACGGCTGGATCGGCCGGCATCTTGAACCTTTGGGCGTCAAGGTCGCCTATACCCCGGTCGGGATCATGGTCGCCCTGACCTTTATCGGCCTGCCCTTCGTGGTGCGCACCGTGCAGCCGGTGCTGAAGGATCTGGAAGGTGAACTGGAGGAGGCGGCCGCCTGTCTCGGCGCCAACCGCTGGCAGATCTTCCGCCGGGTGATCTTTCCGGCCATCCTCCCGCCGCTGCTGACCGGTTTCGCCCTTGCCTATGCCCGGGCCATCGGCGAATACGGTTCGGTGATCTTCATCGCCGGCAACATGCCGATGGTCTCGGAAATAACGCCGCTGCTGATCGTCACCAAACTCGAGCAGTACGACTATGCCGGAGCAGCCGCCATCGCCACGGTGATGCTCGGCGTCTCCTTCCTGATCCTGCTCGCCATCAATATGATCCAGTGGTGGAGCCGCCGCTACGCTGAAAGGTAG
- the cysW gene encoding sulfate ABC transporter permease subunit CysW translates to MPTPSLLPARGRTEVTRSALTEPAPVRWLLTGAALAFLALFLVVPLAAVFVQALDKGLETYWAAITEPDALAAIRLTLLTAAISVPLNLVFGVAAAWAIAKFKFRGKSLLITLIDLPFSVSPVISGLIYVLLFGLQGWLGPWLAAHDIRLIFAVPGLVLATIFVTFPFVARELIPLMQAQGTEEEEAALVLGASGWQTFLRVTLPNVVWGILYGVILCNARAMGEFGAVSVVSGHIRGLTNTMPLHVEILYNEYNFAAAFAVASLLALLALFTLLAKTVLERKVRQEAEAAGG, encoded by the coding sequence ATGCCGACCCCGTCCTTGCTTCCGGCCAGAGGCCGCACCGAAGTCACCCGCAGCGCCCTTACCGAGCCGGCGCCGGTGCGCTGGCTGCTGACCGGCGCGGCTTTGGCCTTTCTGGCTCTGTTCCTGGTCGTCCCTCTGGCAGCCGTCTTCGTCCAGGCCCTCGATAAAGGCCTGGAGACCTACTGGGCGGCCATCACTGAGCCGGACGCCCTGGCCGCCATCCGCCTGACGCTGCTGACGGCGGCCATCAGCGTGCCGCTGAACCTCGTCTTCGGTGTCGCTGCCGCCTGGGCCATCGCCAAGTTCAAGTTTCGCGGCAAGAGCCTGCTGATTACGCTGATCGACCTGCCGTTTTCCGTTTCGCCGGTCATCTCGGGGTTGATCTACGTCCTGCTCTTCGGTCTGCAGGGATGGCTGGGGCCGTGGCTGGCAGCGCACGACATCCGGCTCATTTTTGCCGTGCCGGGCCTCGTGCTGGCCACCATTTTCGTCACCTTTCCCTTCGTTGCCCGGGAGCTGATTCCCCTGATGCAGGCGCAGGGGACCGAAGAGGAGGAAGCGGCTCTGGTGCTGGGGGCCAGCGGCTGGCAGACCTTCCTGCGGGTCACCTTGCCCAATGTCGTCTGGGGGATTCTCTACGGGGTCATCCTCTGCAACGCCCGGGCAATGGGCGAGTTCGGTGCCGTCTCTGTCGTCTCCGGCCATATCCGGGGGCTGACCAACACCATGCCGTTGCACGTCGAGATCCTCTACAACGAGTACAATTTCGCCGCTGCTTTCGCCGTGGCCTCCCTGCTGGCCCTGCTGGCCCTCTTCACTCTGCTGGCGAAGACGGTGCTGGAAAGGAAGGTTCGCCAGGAGGCGGAAGCCGCAGGCGGATAG
- a CDS encoding MTH1187 family thiamine-binding protein has product MKVLVDLCLVPIGVGVSLSPYIAACEKVLTEAGLKTSLHSYGTNIEGEWDAVFAAVKRCHEVVHEMGAPRITTTIKLGTRTDRLQTMEEKVRSVQEKL; this is encoded by the coding sequence ATGAAAGTCCTCGTCGACCTCTGCCTCGTCCCGATCGGCGTCGGGGTCTCCCTCTCCCCGTACATCGCGGCCTGCGAAAAGGTGCTGACCGAGGCCGGCCTGAAGACCTCGCTGCACTCCTACGGCACCAACATCGAGGGGGAGTGGGATGCCGTGTTTGCGGCGGTGAAGCGCTGTCATGAAGTGGTGCACGAGATGGGCGCGCCGCGTATCACCACGACCATCAAGCTGGGCACCCGCACGGACCGCCTCCAGACAATGGAAGAGAAGGTGAGGAGCGTGCAGGAGAAGCTCTGA
- a CDS encoding sulfate/molybdate ABC transporter ATP-binding protein: MEAGIEVRNVSKCFGSFCALSDVSLVVPSGKLTALLGPSGSGKTTLLRIIAGLEFPDSGTILLKGEDATRLPARKRRVGFVFQHYALFRNLRVFDNVAFGLKVMPRGSRPSRQEIRDKVFDLLRLVQLEDLVDRYPSQLSGGQRQRIALARALATDPKVLLLDEPFGALDAKVRQDLRRWLVRLHDELHITSLFVTHDQVEALEVSDQVVIMNEGRIEQIGTPVEIYDRPANPFVYNFLGNVNVFHGVVQAGLARIGNIKVCLPEFRKAAHRPMVGFARPQDMTVTDHRESDEEIEARVLHLHIAGPTARLELESLNGRELLEAELPQELFHRLNLQEGDRVFVRPRKMRIFEAGGKGQEPP, translated from the coding sequence ATGGAAGCCGGGATCGAGGTCCGCAATGTCTCCAAGTGCTTCGGCTCTTTCTGTGCCCTGAGCGACGTCAGCCTGGTCGTCCCTTCCGGCAAGCTGACGGCTTTGCTGGGGCCTTCCGGCTCGGGCAAGACCACCCTGCTGCGTATCATTGCCGGCCTGGAATTCCCCGATTCGGGAACAATCCTTTTGAAAGGTGAAGACGCCACCCGGCTCCCGGCACGCAAGCGCCGGGTCGGCTTCGTGTTTCAGCACTATGCCCTGTTCCGGAATCTGCGCGTCTTCGACAATGTCGCCTTCGGGCTCAAGGTGATGCCGAGAGGCTCCCGCCCGTCCCGGCAGGAGATCCGCGACAAGGTTTTCGACCTGCTCCGCCTCGTTCAGCTCGAGGATCTGGTCGATCGCTATCCGTCCCAGCTCTCCGGGGGGCAGCGGCAGCGGATTGCCCTGGCCCGGGCGCTGGCGACCGATCCCAAGGTTCTTCTTCTGGATGAGCCGTTCGGGGCGCTGGACGCCAAGGTGCGCCAGGACCTGCGGCGCTGGCTGGTCCGCCTGCATGACGAGCTGCACATCACCAGCCTTTTTGTCACCCATGATCAGGTGGAGGCCCTGGAGGTGTCCGACCAGGTCGTGATCATGAACGAGGGAAGGATCGAACAAATCGGCACCCCGGTGGAAATCTACGACCGGCCCGCCAATCCCTTCGTCTACAATTTTCTCGGCAACGTGAATGTTTTTCATGGCGTGGTGCAGGCGGGCCTGGCCCGGATCGGCAACATCAAGGTCTGTCTGCCCGAATTCCGTAAAGCTGCCCACCGGCCGATGGTAGGTTTCGCCCGCCCGCAGGATATGACGGTAACCGATCATCGCGAGTCGGATGAAGAGATCGAAGCCAGGGTTTTGCATCTCCACATCGCCGGCCCGACGGCGCGCCTCGAACTGGAAAGTTTGAATGGTCGTGAACTGCTGGAGGCGGAACTTCCCCAGGAGCTTTTCCACCGCCTCAACCTGCAGGAAGGCGACCGGGTTTTCGTGCGCCCCAGGAAAATGCGGATTTTCGAGGCGGGGGGCAAGGGCCAAGAGCCGCCGTGA
- a CDS encoding SLC13 family permease, with protein MEIALTLAILIGAVVLFVSEKYSIDLVAFMVAGALLLFGLVTPQEGISGFSNQATVTVAAMFVLSSGLQKTGAVAALGRLLVRLGKNHFLVLVLIMGTVGTISAFINNTAAVAVFLPLVLTVAAKRQISASRLLIPLSYASQFGGVCTLVGTSTNLLVSAISEQAGYGAFSMFEFSRLGLIMFAAGFLYFLLFGRWLLPERQAQELTAAFELGEYITELRVMADSPLIGKTVMESNLGTEHDVTILKLLDEDRKIWAPYRQRLREGSVLLVRGKIQELMALKESAKLELHAEFKLRDESLQDEEMLLVQALIAPQSQLIGRTLKNIFFRHRYNALVLAIHRRGALLRDKLNAVRMELGDALLVMAPKRDIEALRADSDFIILGEVQEPSLHRRKVPVALAIVAGVVGAAAMGIMPILVAAILGCVAMVLSRCVSLEEAYKAVDWKVIFLLAGILPLGIAMEKTGAANWLASHALGLAGGLGPVAVLAALYLLTATLTEMMSNNATAVLLAPVAIATATQLGIDPKPLLMAVTFAASTSFATPIGYQTNAMVYNVGGYKYTDFLKVGVPLNLLFWLLATIFIPVFWPF; from the coding sequence ATGGAAATTGCCCTGACCCTCGCCATCCTCATCGGCGCTGTCGTCCTCTTCGTCAGTGAAAAGTACTCCATCGACCTGGTGGCCTTCATGGTCGCCGGTGCGCTGCTGCTGTTCGGCCTGGTCACGCCGCAGGAGGGAATCTCCGGTTTCAGCAACCAGGCCACCGTCACCGTCGCCGCCATGTTCGTCCTGAGTTCCGGCCTGCAGAAGACGGGGGCGGTAGCGGCCCTGGGCAGGTTGCTGGTCCGCCTGGGGAAAAATCATTTTCTCGTGCTGGTTCTGATCATGGGCACGGTCGGCACCATCTCGGCCTTCATCAACAACACCGCAGCGGTGGCGGTCTTTTTGCCGCTGGTGCTGACGGTGGCGGCCAAGCGCCAGATCTCCGCCTCCAGGCTCCTCATCCCGCTTTCCTATGCCTCCCAGTTCGGGGGTGTCTGCACTCTGGTCGGCACCTCCACCAATCTGCTGGTTTCGGCCATTTCCGAGCAGGCCGGCTACGGCGCCTTCAGCATGTTCGAGTTCAGCCGCTTGGGCCTGATCATGTTCGCCGCCGGCTTCCTCTACTTCCTGCTGTTCGGCCGCTGGCTGCTTCCCGAGCGGCAGGCGCAGGAGTTGACCGCCGCTTTCGAGCTGGGAGAGTACATCACCGAACTGCGCGTCATGGCCGACTCCCCGCTGATCGGCAAGACGGTCATGGAAAGCAACCTCGGCACCGAGCACGACGTCACCATCCTGAAGCTGCTCGACGAGGACCGCAAGATCTGGGCCCCCTATCGGCAACGGCTGCGGGAAGGGAGTGTCCTGCTGGTACGAGGCAAAATCCAGGAACTGATGGCTCTGAAAGAGTCGGCCAAACTGGAGCTGCATGCCGAGTTCAAGCTGCGGGACGAATCGCTGCAGGACGAGGAGATGCTGCTGGTGCAGGCGCTGATTGCCCCGCAGTCGCAGCTGATCGGCCGCACTCTCAAGAACATCTTCTTCCGCCACCGCTACAACGCCCTGGTGCTCGCCATCCATCGCCGCGGCGCCCTGCTGCGCGACAAGCTCAACGCCGTACGCATGGAGCTGGGAGACGCCCTGCTCGTCATGGCTCCCAAGCGGGACATCGAGGCGCTGCGCGCCGACAGCGACTTCATCATTCTGGGGGAAGTACAGGAACCCTCCCTGCACCGGCGCAAGGTTCCCGTCGCCCTCGCTATCGTTGCGGGGGTGGTGGGTGCGGCGGCCATGGGCATCATGCCGATCCTGGTGGCGGCCATTCTCGGCTGCGTGGCCATGGTCCTCTCCCGCTGCGTCAGCCTGGAGGAGGCCTACAAGGCGGTCGACTGGAAGGTGATCTTCCTGCTCGCCGGGATTCTGCCGCTCGGCATCGCCATGGAGAAAACGGGGGCCGCCAACTGGCTGGCGTCGCACGCCCTCGGTCTGGCCGGCGGGCTCGGTCCGGTCGCCGTGCTGGCGGCCCTTTATCTGCTGACCGCCACCCTCACCGAGATGATGAGCAACAACGCCACCGCGGTCCTGCTGGCGCCCGTCGCCATCGCCACGGCGACGCAGCTCGGCATCGACCCCAAACCGCTGCTGATGGCAGTCACCTTCGCCGCTTCGACCAGCTTCGCCACGCCCATCGGCTACCAGACCAACGCCATGGTCTACAACGTCGGCGGCTACAAGTACACCGACTTCCTCAAGGTCGGCGTCCCCCTCAACCTCCTTTTCTGGCTGCTGGCAACAATTTTCATCCCCGTGTTCTGGCCGTTCTGA
- the thiE gene encoding thiamine phosphate synthase, producing MTVDFNLYLITDRKQLPPGRSLVETVAAALAGGVRAVQLREKDLAAAELHPLARELRTLTTRYGARLLINDRLDVALAVGADGVHLGGHSLPVAVVRKILGPDKLLGVSAHRPEEVTAAQRDGADFVTFGPVFFTPSKAAYGEPVGLGRLQEACRASTLPVFALGGVTQERLPELLAAGSHGVALIAAILVAADPAAAAAGILSRLKNTPAPL from the coding sequence ATGACCGTCGACTTCAACCTCTACCTCATCACCGACCGCAAGCAGCTGCCGCCCGGGCGCAGCCTCGTCGAGACCGTGGCCGCCGCTCTTGCCGGGGGCGTGCGGGCGGTGCAGTTGCGAGAGAAGGACCTCGCCGCCGCCGAGCTCCATCCGCTGGCCCGCGAGCTGCGGACGCTGACCACCCGTTACGGCGCCCGCCTGCTGATCAACGATCGTCTCGACGTCGCTTTGGCGGTGGGAGCCGACGGGGTTCACCTCGGCGGCCATTCCCTGCCGGTCGCCGTCGTCCGGAAAATCCTCGGCCCCGACAAGCTGCTCGGCGTCTCCGCCCATCGCCCCGAAGAGGTGACGGCGGCCCAGCGGGACGGCGCCGACTTCGTCACCTTCGGTCCAGTCTTCTTCACACCGTCGAAGGCGGCCTACGGCGAACCGGTCGGCCTCGGCCGCCTGCAAGAGGCCTGCAGGGCCTCCACCTTGCCCGTTTTCGCCCTCGGCGGCGTCACTCAGGAGCGCCTCCCCGAGCTTCTGGCTGCCGGCAGCCACGGGGTCGCCCTCATCGCCGCCATCCTCGTTGCCGCCGACCCGGCGGCAGCCGCGGCAGGCATCCTTTCCCGCCTCAAGAACACCCCTGCTCCCTTGTAA
- the thiH gene encoding 2-iminoacetate synthase ThiH gives MTFLDTISQYNYHDVLARIEAKTPADVERALAAPQMRLDDFQALLSPAAAAFIEPMAQRAHRLTVQRFGKTILLYAPLYLSNECTNGCRYCGFNAHNRVPRQTLTLDEIEREAQVLHDRGFRHILLVTGESPRAVDNDFLAAAARRIRHLFSAIAIEVYPMEEPGYRQMVEAGVDGLTLYQETYDRALYAEMHPFGRKRDFDFRLLAPERGGAAGLRRIGIGALLGLGQFRSEAFFVGLHALHLSRHFWRSHLSVSFPRMRPADGGFQPLHPVSDRDFVQVICALRLLLPDAGLVLSTRESAVLRDNLLPLGVTQMSAGSCTAPGGYTGGEESTRQFTIDDDRTPAEFARMIQSKGYEPVWKDWDRAFMEKTEIGV, from the coding sequence TGCGTCTCGACGACTTTCAGGCGCTGCTCTCGCCGGCGGCGGCCGCCTTTATCGAACCGATGGCGCAGCGGGCGCACCGCCTGACGGTGCAGCGGTTCGGCAAGACCATCCTGCTCTACGCTCCGCTCTACCTCTCCAACGAATGTACCAACGGCTGCCGCTACTGCGGCTTCAACGCTCACAACAGGGTGCCGCGGCAGACCCTGACCCTGGACGAGATCGAGCGGGAGGCGCAGGTGCTGCACGACCGTGGTTTCCGCCACATCCTGCTGGTCACCGGCGAATCGCCGCGGGCGGTGGACAACGATTTCCTGGCGGCGGCGGCGCGGCGCATCCGCCACCTTTTCTCCGCCATCGCCATCGAGGTCTACCCGATGGAAGAGCCGGGCTACCGGCAGATGGTCGAGGCCGGAGTGGACGGCCTGACCCTCTACCAGGAAACCTACGATCGGGCCCTGTACGCCGAAATGCACCCCTTCGGCCGCAAGCGCGACTTCGACTTCCGCCTGCTCGCTCCCGAGCGCGGCGGGGCAGCCGGACTGCGCCGCATCGGCATCGGCGCGCTCCTCGGCCTCGGCCAGTTCCGCAGCGAGGCATTCTTCGTCGGCCTGCACGCTCTCCACCTCTCCCGCCACTTCTGGCGCAGCCACCTCAGCGTCTCGTTCCCGCGCATGCGGCCGGCCGACGGCGGCTTTCAGCCGCTGCACCCGGTCTCCGACCGCGACTTCGTCCAGGTGATCTGCGCTTTGCGCCTGTTGCTGCCGGATGCCGGCCTGGTCCTCTCCACCCGCGAGAGCGCCGTCCTGCGCGACAACCTGCTGCCGCTCGGCGTCACCCAGATGAGCGCCGGCTCCTGTACCGCCCCCGGCGGTTACACCGGCGGCGAGGAGAGCACCCGCCAGTTCACCATCGACGACGACCGCACCCCCGCCGAATTCGCCCGGATGATCCAGTCGAAGGGTTACGAGCCGGTCTGGAAGGACTGGGACCGGGCGTTTATGGAAAAAACTGAAATTGGTGTCTGA